From the Brachybacterium sillae genome, the window CGGAATCGCCGCAGCCGGCTTCCCGGCCGCGCCCGATCGCCCTGCCCGAGCCCTCGCTGGGCCCGCATCTCGCCTACGCCGTGCAGTGGTGGCTGTTCGCTCTCGCCATCCCCGTCGGGGTGGTCGTCACACGCCGCCGCAACGCCCGTGACCGGGAGGACGCCCCCACCTCCGCAGCCCACCGCGACCGAGCCCCGAGCCGGCGCGCCCCGACCCGTCGAACCCCCAGTGACGAGGAGGCTGAGGATGCCCTTCTCGACGGCCGCTGATACCGACGGCACCCGCACGCCCCGGTCGCGGTTCGGCCCGGGACCGCGCCCGCGGGTGATCGCCCACCGGGGCCTCGCCCTCGACGGCGCCGAGAACACCCTGCGGGCCTTCTCCGACGCCCTCGCCGCCGGCGCCGACATGCTGGAGACCGACACCCGGGCCAGCTCCGACGGCACCGCGTACGCCCTGCATGACGAGACCATGCGGCGGGTGGCGGGTGATCCGCGGCCCGTCGCCGCTCTCACCGCCGCGCAGCTGTCGCGGATGCGGATCGCCGGGGCCGAACCTCCGGCCGCGCTCGCTGATGTGCTCGGTTCCTTCCGTGACGTCATCGTGAACATCGATGTCAAGGACGCTCGCTCGGTGCTCCCCGCCGCCCAGGCGATCGCCCGCACGGGGGCTGTCGACAGGGTGTGCGTCACGTCCTTCGATGATCGGGTGGCGCTGCGGGCCGTGGCGCAGATCCGACGGCTCACCGGCCGCACGCCGCGGCGCAGCCCCTCGCGGGGTGGGATCGCCCTGGCTCTCGCCCTGTGGTCGGTCGAGGCACCGGAGGTGGTGCTGCGGCGTGCCCTGCGGCCGTATCAGGCGCTGCAGGTGCCGATGCGGCACGGTCGGTGGCGGATCGTCACGCCCCGGTCCGTCGCGGCGGCGCACCGCGCCGGCTGTGAGGTGCACGTGTGGACGATCGACACCCCGGCCGGCATGCGGGAGGTCCTGGCGTTGGGGGTGGATGGTATCGTCACCAACCGGGCTGATCTGCTCGCCGGGTTTCTGGCGCGGCGGTGACGTCCCCGCTCTGAACGTCCGCCGAGCAGCCGCCCCTCCCTGCGGGAATGCCCGGGCCGCTCGCCGCGTTGAACCGTTGAGCCCGTCGTCGACCTCAGGAGGTCCGCACCGATGAACAGCCGCAGCCTGCGTGGAACGCGCCTCGGCTCCCTCAGCATGGAGACCGATGAGGGTGTGCTCGCCGCGCCCCGTCAGGACGCCGTCTATGACTGCCCCAACGGGCACACCTTCTCGCTGCCCTTCTCCATCGAGGCCGATGTCCCGGCCGTGTGGGAGTGCCGCTGCGGCGCGACCGCCCTGCTACGCGATGCCGAGAAGCCCGAGGAGAAGCCGCAGAAGCCGCAGCGCACCCACTGGGACATGCTGCTGGAGCGCCGCAGTGAGGAGGAACTGCAGGTGCTGCTCGATCAGCGTCTGGAGCTGCTGCGCGCCGGGAAGCTGCACAGCACCCGCGGCTGACCCGCACCCCCGAACCGCACGACGCCCCACCCGGGATCCCGGGTGGGGCGTCGTGCTTCTGCCGCGGGTGCCACCCCGAGGGTGTCCCGGAGCGCGGCACCGCCGGCGGTCGCAGGCGGTCGGGGCTGCGGGTCCGGATCAGGGGCGCAGCTGCGGTGGCGTCTCCGGGGAGGAGGCGGCGCCGGACGGATCAGAGGGGTCGTCGGTGCGGCGCACCACGATCTCCCCGTCGATGGTGCCGGGGCCGCGGAACAGCATCCGCCGGGCACCCGGAACACCCGTCGGCACCGCGATCCGGGAGACGGTGCGTTTCTGGACCGGGGTCAACAGCAGCACGAGGCCGGCCACGTCCGTGAGCAGACCGGGGAACGCGAAGAGGGCCGCGGCGAGCAGGGTGAACGCAGGTCGGCTGAGGTGGTCCTGCACCCGTCCGCGTCCACGCACCGCGCGGATCAGAGATCGCACGCGCGAGTACGACTGCTGT encodes:
- a CDS encoding glycerophosphodiester phosphodiesterase family protein, which translates into the protein MPFSTAADTDGTRTPRSRFGPGPRPRVIAHRGLALDGAENTLRAFSDALAAGADMLETDTRASSDGTAYALHDETMRRVAGDPRPVAALTAAQLSRMRIAGAEPPAALADVLGSFRDVIVNIDVKDARSVLPAAQAIARTGAVDRVCVTSFDDRVALRAVAQIRRLTGRTPRRSPSRGGIALALALWSVEAPEVVLRRALRPYQALQVPMRHGRWRIVTPRSVAAAHRAGCEVHVWTIDTPAGMREVLALGVDGIVTNRADLLAGFLARR
- a CDS encoding RNA polymerase-binding protein RbpA; the encoded protein is MNSRSLRGTRLGSLSMETDEGVLAAPRQDAVYDCPNGHTFSLPFSIEADVPAVWECRCGATALLRDAEKPEEKPQKPQRTHWDMLLERRSEEELQVLLDQRLELLRAGKLHSTRG
- a CDS encoding FxsA family protein, whose protein sequence is MSTTIPPIPPSPSGPRRRRRLPGWAWPLLVLLVGLVELAGLVLLGRWAGVAWALLAVALGLIIAVALVVAAGQQSYSRVRSLIRAVRGRGRVQDHLSRPAFTLLAAALFAFPGLLTDVAGLVLLLTPVQKRTVSRIAVPTGVPGARRMLFRGPGTIDGEIVVRRTDDPSDPSGAASSPETPPQLRP